In Campylobacter concisus, the genomic window TGTCGTCACTGATATGAAAGCTATAAATTTAGCGATGAAGAGATTTGAAGTGATGGCTAATAGCTTAGGATTTAAAATGATAGTTTGCAAAGAGTGTGAAGTAAGAGGGAAAGAGGGAAATGCCGAATTTTTCTACGCTTTTAACAAAAGATAATATCACTGCCGTTGCGATTGGGCACTTTGACGGCGTGCATAGAGGGCATAAACAGCTTTTAAAGCAGCTAGGCGAGTTTGGCGGACTTGTCGTGATCGATAAGAATAAAGCCAACATCACGCCAAAGCTAAAGCGAGCGGAGTACTCAAACTACCCTTGCTTTTTGTATGATTTTGATACCATTAAAGGGCTTAGCGGTGAGGAATTTATCGCGCTGCTAAAACATGATTTTAAAAATTTAAAAAAGATCGTTGTTGGATTTGATTTTAGATTTGGCAGAAATAGAGCATGGGATAAACACGATTTGAAAAGAATTTTTGATGGAGAGGTGGTTGTCGTTGATGAGGTTTGTTATGACGGCATGGGCGTGCATAGCTCATCCATCAGAGAGCTGATACGCCAAGGCAACATCGATGAGGCAAACAGGCTAATAGGCAGGGAGTACTCGATCGAGGGTAACGTGATAAAAGGGCAGGGTATCGGCGCAAAAGAGCTGGTTGCCACGCTAAATTTGGATGTAAAAAATTATCTTTTGCCTAAAGACGGTGTGTACGCCACAAGAACTAGGATAGGCTCATATACCTACGGCTCGGTCACATTTATAGGCAATAGGCTTAGCACAGATGGAAATTTTAGTGTCGAGACACACATATTAGACGAGGTCGCGCCAAAAGTAGCGAAGCATGTCGCGGTTTGTTTTATAAAGCGCCTAAGAGATAATAAAAAATTTGACACACTTGAAGAGCTAAAAGAACAGATCAAATGCGATATAAACGGAGCTAGAGCTTGTGTTGGAGTGTGCGATCTTTTTGGCAACGAGATAATGAGATACTTTGATGGATACGGAGCTGGTATATGAGAGATGAAATTTTTAAAGAGCCTATAAGCAAGCAGTTTGAGTTTGACGACTTTGTGGCGAGCGTTTTTGATGATATGATCTCGCGCTCGGTGCCGTTTTACGATGTGAGCTCAAATCTAAACGCAAAGCTGCTAGCTAAAATTTTGCCAAAAGATGCAAGTGTATGCGACCTTGGCTGCTCGACGGCAAATAGCTTACTTTTACTAAATAATCTTAGAAACGATCTCGTGCTAAGCGGCGTGGATAACTCTGAGGCGATGCTAGCAAATGCCAAAAATAAGGCAAAAGCTTATGGGGCAAAGATAAAATTTTTGCTTGATGATATTTTAAAGTGTGAGCTAGTGGGCTTTGATGCAGTTTTGGCAAACTATACTTTGCAGTTTATAAGACCACCAAAAAGAGCTGATCTAGTGCAAAAAATTTATAACGGACTAAATGAAAATGGAGTCTTTTTATTTAGTGAAAAGATTATCTTTGAAGATAAAAAACTCACCAAAAGCGTCATAGAAATTTATGAAGACTATAAACAGGCACAAGGCTACTCACGCTATGAGATCGCCCAAAAAAGAGAGGCACTTGAAAACGTGTTGGTGCCATACACTGAAGAAGAAAATAGAAGCTTAGCCATAAATGCTGGCTTTAAGCGTGTCGAGAGCACATTTAAGTGGGGAAATTTCATGAGCTTTTTGGCATTTAAATAAATTTAAAAATATCTGCTTTTGTATTTAATATAAAATTTAACCACAAATAGTGAAGTTAAAATTTAGATTTTTTGGCTTCGCAATGTCAAAATTTTTGGATTATGAAATTTGGTAGTAAAGAAATTTAGCGGGAGTTACCCGCTAAATTTACTCATTTATCGCCGCATTTCCATGATGGTGGAAGTCGTCATAGATGATCTTTGAAGTTTGGAATTTTATGCGTTTTAGTTCGCGAACTCGTAAAAATTCTTCTTCATCGATCTTTTTGATCTGAATAGCTGCTTTAAATGTCGGAGTCTTACTGATGTAGTCCCAACCGCTGCTTGTTAACTCATTGCAAGAGCTCTCCCAGTAGTGGAAAGTCATCTGGATGATGCCATCAGGCACGATGTCTGTTACTTCAGCTTTTACGACGATGTAGCCGTATCTACTCCATGCTTTGATGAAGTCGCCTTGTTTTAAGCCATATCTTGCTGCAAGTGCTGGATTCATTTCGGCGATAGGCCCGATGCTATCTCCGCCTTCTTCAATCGCTCGTGAGCGTCTTGTCATAGTGCCAACGGTGTATTGATAGACTTTTCTAGTGGTTAGAAGCTGTATCGGATACTCATCGTCAGTCTTTTCATCGACTGAGCCAGCCATGATAGGATACTCAGGCGACATATTCATCTTCTTAGCAAACTCAAGTTTTGCGCTCTCGATCTTATCGGCCTTATCCACAAAGAGGCATGGCACAAAACGACCCTTGCCATCAGGTGTGAAAAATTTCTTATCAAGATACAAGCTCTGACCGCCCATATCATCTTCGTTTGGACATGGCCAGTGAAGTCCGTGATACTTTTTGATACGGTAATAACTCATGCCACCATATCGTCTTGGGTCGCATTTTCTAACTTCTTCCCAAATTTCTTCTGGTGAGTTGAAGTTAAAGCCCTCAGTTGCTCCTAAACGGCGTGCGATCTCACAAACGATCCACCAGTCTTGTCTAGCATCTCCTGGAGGTGTGATGACTGCTTCGTTGTGCTGTACGCGGCGCTCTGCGTTTGTATAAAGTCCTTCTTTCTCGCTACTTGCAACACCTGGAAGTATGACGTCAGCTTTTAGTGAAGTCTCGGTTAAAAATAGATCTTGTACGACGTAGAAATCAACATTAGCGATACCTTTTAAAAAGTGGTTGGTATTTGGCTCAGAGATGACTGGATTTTCGCCGATAGTCCAAAAGAAATGAACTTTGCCATCAAGTATCGCATCAGGTACTTCGGTTTTGTGAACGCCTATTTTTGAGCTCAAAAATCCAGGTTCTAGATGCCACATTTTTTCAAACCAAGCTCTTTGCTCTGGATCAGTGACTGAGCCAAGATTTGGGAAGATATTTGGCAAAACGCCCATATCACAGCAGCCTTGAACATTCTCTTGGCCTCTTAGTGGTAAGTCGCCTGTGCCAAGCTCGCAGATATTGCCAGTGATCAAGAATAAATTTGATACATCGCAAACTCCGCCAACGCCGTGGTTAAAGTGGGTTACGCCCATACCGTGAGTGATGACAGCTGGTTTTGTGGTAGCGTACATTCTAGCAGCTGCTCTGATGTCCTCTGGATTTAGCCTTGTGTATTTAGCTACAACCTCTGGGGCATAGTCTTTTACAGCTTCTTTGACATACTCAATACCTATTGTGTGATCTCTTACAAATTCTTCATTTACAAGGCCTTCTTCGATGATAGTGTAAAGAAGTGCGTTTATAACTGGGATATTGTGCTCTGGCTCTAGCTGTAAGTGAATGTCAGCTCTGCTTGCA contains:
- the cmoA gene encoding carboxy-S-adenosyl-L-methionine synthase CmoA, producing the protein MRDEIFKEPISKQFEFDDFVASVFDDMISRSVPFYDVSSNLNAKLLAKILPKDASVCDLGCSTANSLLLLNNLRNDLVLSGVDNSEAMLANAKNKAKAYGAKIKFLLDDILKCELVGFDAVLANYTLQFIRPPKRADLVQKIYNGLNENGVFLFSEKIIFEDKKLTKSVIEIYEDYKQAQGYSRYEIAQKREALENVLVPYTEEENRSLAINAGFKRVESTFKWGNFMSFLAFK
- a CDS encoding molybdopterin oxidoreductase family protein, encoding MMKEGKVICPYCGTGCQVTLHVENNVVRAATGVEDNPVNQGNLCLKGFYGWDYVASPDRLTKPLIRKKNGVFSKDGDFEEASWDEALDLVVEKMKETKAKYGPDALAGNFSARCTLEDNYVAQKLMRAVIGTNNVDHCARIUHAPTVAGLAKTIGNGAATNSFTEIGTYSNCILMIGSNPENGHPIAAMHIQRALNRGAKLIVIDPIKTEFASRADIHLQLEPEHNIPVINALLYTIIEEGLVNEEFVRDHTIGIEYVKEAVKDYAPEVVAKYTRLNPEDIRAAARMYATTKPAVITHGMGVTHFNHGVGGVCDVSNLFLITGNICELGTGDLPLRGQENVQGCCDMGVLPNIFPNLGSVTDPEQRAWFEKMWHLEPGFLSSKIGVHKTEVPDAILDGKVHFFWTIGENPVISEPNTNHFLKGIANVDFYVVQDLFLTETSLKADVILPGVASSEKEGLYTNAERRVQHNEAVITPPGDARQDWWIVCEIARRLGATEGFNFNSPEEIWEEVRKCDPRRYGGMSYYRIKKYHGLHWPCPNEDDMGGQSLYLDKKFFTPDGKGRFVPCLFVDKADKIESAKLEFAKKMNMSPEYPIMAGSVDEKTDDEYPIQLLTTRKVYQYTVGTMTRRSRAIEEGGDSIGPIAEMNPALAARYGLKQGDFIKAWSRYGYIVVKAEVTDIVPDGIIQMTFHYWESSCNELTSSGWDYISKTPTFKAAIQIKKIDEEEFLRVRELKRIKFQTSKIIYDDFHHHGNAAINE
- a CDS encoding bifunctional riboflavin kinase/FAD synthetase, with translation MPNFSTLLTKDNITAVAIGHFDGVHRGHKQLLKQLGEFGGLVVIDKNKANITPKLKRAEYSNYPCFLYDFDTIKGLSGEEFIALLKHDFKNLKKIVVGFDFRFGRNRAWDKHDLKRIFDGEVVVVDEVCYDGMGVHSSSIRELIRQGNIDEANRLIGREYSIEGNVIKGQGIGAKELVATLNLDVKNYLLPKDGVYATRTRIGSYTYGSVTFIGNRLSTDGNFSVETHILDEVAPKVAKHVAVCFIKRLRDNKKFDTLEELKEQIKCDINGARACVGVCDLFGNEIMRYFDGYGAGI